One Streptomyces fagopyri DNA window includes the following coding sequences:
- a CDS encoding alkaline phosphatase D family protein encodes MAELLLGPLLRYVDGSSATFWVEANRPCTAEVRLADGAHGEARTFQVAGHHYALVPVDGLTPGTVSAYEVLLDDVAVWPLPDSAFPPSVVRTPDGQDAVRVTFGSCRWAAPPADEKDPVGPDALDTLARRVAATPDGERPDVLLLLGDQVYADEVSDATRAWLTARRSLADPPGSQVADYEEYTRLYYESWLDPEVRWLLSTVPSCMIFDDHDVIDDWNTSAAWVADIRATVWWRERLLSGLMSYWVHQHLGNLSPRELAEDPLYAAVRETPDGTDVLRGFAAQSDADPASVRWSYRRDFGRVRVLMVDTRAARVLAEDERAMLDPGEAGWLREQALDAPGSYDHLLIGTSLPWLLPHLVHDAEAWDAALCRGERGARWAGFGEKLRRGADLEHWAAFPASFDALAGLLAEAGTGPDAPATVCVLSGDVHHAYVAEPAWPEGTPGPDARVLQLTCSPVHNSIPLYIRLGFRFGWSAAGRAIGRRLARHGGCARPAVSWRRTGGPWFGNQLMTLTLQGRSARLRLEQARTGWSVGGRNGDRNSGKNGSGSGSGSGGRNDGRNGGTNDGRNGGARLRTVAESELSP; translated from the coding sequence ATGGCGGAGCTGCTCCTGGGGCCGCTGTTGAGGTATGTCGACGGCTCGTCCGCGACCTTCTGGGTCGAGGCGAACCGTCCGTGCACCGCCGAGGTACGTCTGGCGGACGGCGCCCACGGCGAGGCACGCACGTTCCAAGTCGCCGGACACCACTACGCGTTGGTGCCGGTCGACGGACTGACGCCGGGCACGGTGTCCGCGTACGAGGTGCTGCTGGACGATGTCGCCGTCTGGCCGCTGCCCGACTCGGCCTTCCCGCCCTCGGTCGTCCGTACCCCGGACGGACAGGACGCGGTCCGGGTCACCTTCGGCTCCTGTCGCTGGGCGGCTCCCCCCGCCGACGAGAAGGACCCGGTGGGCCCCGACGCCCTGGACACCCTCGCACGACGTGTCGCCGCCACCCCCGACGGCGAACGCCCCGACGTCCTCCTGCTGTTGGGCGACCAGGTGTACGCCGACGAGGTCTCGGACGCCACCCGCGCGTGGCTCACCGCCCGCCGCAGTCTCGCCGACCCCCCGGGCAGCCAGGTCGCGGACTACGAGGAGTACACCCGCCTCTACTACGAATCGTGGCTCGACCCCGAGGTCCGCTGGCTGCTGTCGACCGTGCCCAGCTGCATGATCTTCGACGACCACGACGTCATAGACGACTGGAACACCAGCGCCGCGTGGGTCGCCGACATCCGGGCCACGGTGTGGTGGCGCGAACGGCTGCTGAGCGGCCTGATGTCGTACTGGGTCCACCAGCACCTCGGCAACCTCTCGCCGCGCGAACTCGCCGAGGACCCCCTCTACGCCGCCGTGCGCGAGACCCCCGACGGCACGGACGTGCTGCGCGGCTTCGCCGCCCAGTCCGACGCCGACCCCGCCTCCGTACGCTGGAGCTACCGCCGCGACTTCGGCCGCGTCCGGGTCCTGATGGTGGACACCCGGGCAGCCCGGGTGCTGGCCGAGGACGAGCGGGCGATGCTGGACCCGGGCGAGGCCGGGTGGCTGCGCGAGCAGGCGCTCGACGCCCCGGGCTCGTACGACCACCTCCTGATCGGGACCTCACTGCCCTGGCTGCTCCCCCATCTGGTGCACGACGCCGAGGCCTGGGACGCCGCGCTGTGCCGGGGCGAACGGGGCGCGCGCTGGGCCGGGTTCGGGGAGAAGCTGCGCCGCGGGGCCGACCTGGAGCACTGGGCGGCCTTCCCCGCCTCCTTCGACGCGCTGGCCGGGCTGCTCGCCGAGGCCGGTACGGGTCCGGACGCGCCGGCCACCGTGTGCGTGCTGTCGGGAGACGTCCACCACGCCTATGTCGCCGAGCCCGCCTGGCCCGAGGGCACGCCCGGCCCCGACGCCCGCGTGCTCCAGCTGACCTGCTCCCCCGTCCACAACTCCATACCCCTGTACATACGGCTCGGATTCCGCTTCGGATGGAGTGCGGCGGGCCGGGCGATCGGCCGCCGTCTGGCCCGGCACGGCGGCTGTGCGCGCCCCGCCGTCAGCTGGCGCAGGACGGGCGGACCCTGGTTCGGCAACCAGCTCATGACCCTGACCCTGCAAGGCCGTTCCGCCCGGTTGCGACTGGAACAGGCGCGGACGGGGTGGAGCGTCGGGGGCAGGAACGGCGACAGGAACAGCGGCAAGAACGGCAGCGGGAGCGGGAGCGGGAGCGGGGGCAGGAACGACGGAAGGAACGGGGGCACGAACGACGGGAGGAACGGCGGTGCCCGGCTGCGGACCGTCGCGGAGTCCGAGTTGAGCCCGTG
- a CDS encoding HNH endonuclease family protein has protein sequence MPKVYARRRLSILAAFTGLIAMAGIFNGPTASAALPTPVSAATARTYLASLSVKTENRTGYNRDLFPTWITISGTCNTREYVIKRDGSNVVTNSACTATSGSWYSVYDGATWTAASDLDIDHLVPLAEAWDSGAGAWTTAQRQAFANDVTRPQLIAVTDNVNQQKSDQDPAEWMPPLSSYACTYVRAWVQVKYYYNLAVDSAEKAKLSSVLNGC, from the coding sequence ATGCCGAAGGTCTACGCGCGTCGACGGCTGAGCATACTCGCAGCCTTCACCGGCCTGATAGCCATGGCCGGGATATTCAACGGCCCCACCGCCTCCGCCGCGCTGCCCACCCCGGTCAGCGCCGCCACCGCCCGCACCTACCTCGCCTCCCTCTCGGTGAAGACGGAGAACCGCACCGGCTACAACCGTGACCTGTTCCCCACCTGGATCACCATCAGCGGCACCTGCAACACCCGTGAGTACGTCATCAAGCGCGACGGTTCGAACGTCGTCACCAACTCCGCCTGCACGGCCACCAGCGGCAGTTGGTACTCCGTCTACGACGGCGCCACCTGGACCGCCGCCTCCGACCTGGACATCGACCACCTCGTACCGCTCGCCGAGGCCTGGGACTCCGGCGCCGGCGCCTGGACCACCGCGCAGCGTCAGGCCTTCGCCAACGACGTGACCCGCCCGCAGCTCATCGCCGTCACGGACAACGTCAACCAGCAGAAGAGCGACCAGGACCCGGCCGAGTGGATGCCCCCGCTCAGCTCGTACGCCTGCACCTACGTCCGCGCCTGGGTCCAGGTGAAGTACTACTACAACCTCGCCGTCGACTCCGCCGAGAAGGCCAAGCTGAGCTCCGTCCTCAACGGCTGCTGA